Proteins encoded by one window of Culicoides brevitarsis isolate CSIRO-B50_1 chromosome 2, AGI_CSIRO_Cbre_v1, whole genome shotgun sequence:
- the LOC134831880 gene encoding uncharacterized protein LOC134831880 — protein MEIMRSWSMSDTQTSVQAKTFTSDEEFTLKNDKHTASILIDPKEGTSKQINQTIYSGPTAKKTPSTPECEEVLEELRKKYYNPREGSSKQMDYSNLMAPNKTPTICKPEVNRSVQILYETYKKRFVSPQNQITICESSGEDAMELLRSCVQCAFDKEVDFLVKKFVQLYFVPAMKNLKENLGENAISDEIICSICLSLIENSKAQYLSNLSSADTQISEAASLSTATTPKMELSESDSSDNSSHNNFMGSILHQALKRKRIDESSCTFMEEETNGEEISDDLLGKIAEEISEEDLSQAFSFEDSMLSDIPCLSLSPPPLIDVLNTDTTDFKVPLPPIETIKGVCAPFSSLFVPSNTLVNDSSEQCFDFIDFDFIE, from the exons atggaaatcatGAGAAGTTGGAGTATGTCCGACACCCAAACTTCTGTGCAAGCAAAAACATTTACCAGTGACGAAGAATTTACATTGAAGAATGACAAACATACCGCTTCCATTCTAATCGACCCAAAAGAGGGAACATCAAAACAGATAAATCAAACTATTTAC AGTGGACCCACTGCAAAAAAGACTCCTTCTACTCCAGAGTGCGAAGAAGTTTTGGAAGAGTTGCGAAAAAAGTACTATAATCCACGCGAAGGCTCTTCTAAACAAATGGATTACAGTAATCTAATGGCCCCAAAT aaaactcCCACCATTTGCAAACCTGAAGTAAATCGTTCAGtccaaattttatatgaaacttacaaaaaaaggtTTGTCTCTCCACAAAACCAGATCACGATTTGTGAATCTTCCGGAGAGGATGCAATGGAACTATTGag GTCGTGTGTTCAATGCGCCTTTGATAAAGAGGttgattttttagtaaaaaaatttgtacaa CTATATTTTGTACCTGCCATGAagaatttaaaggaaaatttgggCGAAAACGCAATATCGGATGAAATTATTTGTAGCATTTGTCTTTCTTTAATAGAGAATTCGAAGGCGCAATACCTCAGTAATCTGTCATCAGCGGACACTCAAATTTCCGAAGCAGCATCATTATCGACTGCCACAACGCCAAAAATGGAACTAAGTGAAAGCGATTCTTCAGATAACTCATCTCACAATAATTTTATGGGTAGCATATTACATCAAGCACTCAAACGTAAAAGAATCGACGAAAGTTCTTGTACATTCATGGAAGAGGAAACAAATGGCGAAGAAATCAGTGATGATTTACTGGGCAAAATTGCAGAAGAAATTAGCGAAGAAGATTTGAGTCAAGCATTTTCTTTCGAAGACTCTATGTTATCTGATATTCCTTGTTTGAGTCTTTCGCCACCACCACTCATTGATGTTTTAAATACAGATACAACAGACTTCAAAGTACCACTCCCTCCTATTGAGACAATCAAAGGAGTTTGCGCTCCATTCTCATCATTATTTGTCCCATCAAATACGTTAGTGAATGATTCTTCTGAGCAATGTTTCGATTTTATTGACTttgattttattgaatga